The Vidua chalybeata isolate OUT-0048 chromosome 6, bVidCha1 merged haplotype, whole genome shotgun sequence genome has a segment encoding these proteins:
- the SVIP gene encoding small VCP/p97-interacting protein isoform X1: protein MLAAGGARRQHALSPASARKPIALFSLCRHRTPSIEFTTGALARPRSSLRPGPARPRRSQAGAGTAGASSAGLVGGRVRHGAVPALHGGRRQGRGRDARPEIGKAVLFFPVDSDARF from the exons ATGTTGGCTGCCGGCGGAGCACGCCGCCAGCACGCCCTGAGCCCGGCATCGGCCAGGAAACCAATCGCACTATTCTCCCTTTGCCGTCACAGAACACCTTCCATTGAATTCACTACCGGGGCACTCGCGCGTCCTCGTTCCAGCctccgccccggccccgcccgcccccgaCGGTCCCAGGCCGGGGCGGGCACTGCCGGCGCTTCCTCCGCGGGGCTTGTGGGTGGTCGGGTTCGCCATGGGGCAGTGCCTGCCCTGCATGGGGGGCGCCGTCAAGGACGTGGTCGAGACGCCCGACCCG AAATaggaaaagctgtgctttttttcccgGTGGATAGTGATGCTCGCTTCTAA
- the SVIP gene encoding small VCP/p97-interacting protein isoform X2: MGQCLPCMGGAVKDVVETPDPEIKRRQLAEAAEKRQMEASSRGIKNAYSVEQKKKKQEEIERRTAASRPGGEGGLRWQVG; this comes from the exons ATGGGGCAGTGCCTGCCCTGCATGGGGGGCGCCGTCAAGGACGTGGTCGAGACGCCCGACCCG gaaataaaaagaagacaaCTAGCAGAAGCCGCTGAAAAGAGGCAGATGGAG GCTTCCTCTCGAGGTATTAAGAATGCTTACTCTgtagagcagaagaaaaagaaacaggaagaaatagaaagaagaaCTGCAGCTTCACgtcctggaggagaaggaggctTGAGA tGGCAGGTTGGATAA